In Candidatus Auribacterota bacterium, a single window of DNA contains:
- a CDS encoding PilT/PilU family type 4a pilus ATPase, which yields MIILKELLQEVAARGASDIHFKAGCPPILRLNTRLVDMEAAALTQAEVERIARSLVSEKQWESFQSRGELDIAYLSEGVGRFRTNVFRQRGMVGVVMRHVKTRIPDFHELGLPAILEKIALAERGIIIVSGATGCGKSTTLASMVNFINANARRHILTVEDPIEYIYSDDRSVIDQREVGIDTRTFTAALRFVMRQDPDVIMVGEMRDRESFAAVLSAADVGRLVMTTLHSPDAAQVMLRVMDFFPASDRDQVRVQLAANLVAVICQRLLPRRAGGGMVPAVEIMLGTPIVRKFIRENKLEKLSDAIQDGRDEGMQTFNQSLVELVRASVVTEQAAMDYSPNQESLKMNLQGIYLDESRKILGSD from the coding sequence ATGATTATTTTAAAGGAACTTTTGCAAGAGGTGGCGGCTCGCGGGGCATCCGACATTCATTTTAAAGCGGGCTGCCCGCCGATCCTGCGCCTGAACACCAGACTCGTTGACATGGAAGCCGCTGCGCTGACGCAGGCCGAGGTGGAGCGAATCGCGCGATCTCTCGTGAGCGAAAAACAGTGGGAGTCTTTTCAGAGCAGGGGGGAACTGGATATCGCCTACCTGAGCGAGGGGGTGGGCCGTTTCCGCACCAACGTATTCCGGCAGAGGGGAATGGTGGGCGTCGTGATGAGGCACGTAAAAACGAGGATTCCCGATTTCCATGAATTGGGGCTGCCGGCGATACTCGAGAAGATCGCACTCGCCGAGAGGGGCATCATCATTGTCAGCGGCGCAACGGGTTGTGGAAAATCTACCACCCTCGCTTCCATGGTTAACTTTATCAACGCGAACGCGCGCCGGCATATCCTCACCGTTGAGGATCCGATTGAGTATATCTATTCCGACGACAGATCGGTGATCGACCAGCGCGAGGTGGGGATAGATACCAGAACGTTCACTGCGGCGTTGCGCTTTGTCATGCGGCAGGACCCCGACGTCATCATGGTCGGAGAGATGCGCGACCGTGAAAGTTTCGCGGCGGTGCTCTCCGCCGCTGATGTGGGGCGCCTCGTGATGACCACCCTGCATTCGCCTGATGCGGCCCAGGTGATGCTGCGGGTGATGGATTTCTTTCCGGCGAGCGACCGGGATCAGGTGAGGGTGCAGCTCGCGGCGAATCTCGTGGCGGTCATCTGCCAGCGCTTATTGCCCAGGCGAGCAGGGGGGGGGATGGTCCCCGCCGTTGAAATAATGCTCGGGACACCGATTGTGCGTAAGTTCATCCGCGAAAACAAGTTGGAGAAACTTTCTGATGCCATCCAGGATGGACGGGATGAGGGGATGCAGACCTTCAACCAGTCACTGGTTGAATTGGTCAGGGCATCGGTGGTCACGGAGCAGGCCGCGATGGACTATTCTCCCAATCAGGAGAGCCTCAAAATGAATCTCCAGGGAATCTACCTCGATGAGTCGCGGAAGATCCTCGGCTCGGATTGA